From Neofelis nebulosa isolate mNeoNeb1 chromosome 14, mNeoNeb1.pri, whole genome shotgun sequence:
ATGTTTGTGTATGGATATCTCACGTATACGTACTTACAGTGTTTGGCTTTCAGAGTAGATGAGTGTATGTGCTTAATAATTCAGAATGATGGAATAAGCCAGAATCTGTGATGTGATTGGCTACACTGTTGGCTACTATAgaggtaaatatttaataagaaatatgaaaatagaagGAACTGAGAAGAAATCTCTCCTtggaataatataattttatttgggaggaaaaaacccaaaatttaagaagagaaataatatgaaaaaccTTATATTCAAGGATAGTAgtattaaattagataatatagAGAAACCTAATTTGCTCACAGAAACAAAGTAAAGcaggaagttacttaacctttgcAGGGTTGTAAACATTGAGTGCTTGACTTTTTGTTAGATAGAAACCATATTAATCCATGGAAATTATCCTTAATTTGAGAAGATTTAAGGAGAACAAATTCAGACCAGCATGGGCCATAGAGATTAAACCTTTCAAATATtcctgttgggattttttttttaagttttatttgtttaatctcagcattcaacatggggctcaaactcacgaccccaagatcaagagtcacacattctgactgaaccagccctgcttttgggtttttttttttttaaaggagttttatATTGGTTTGAAACGAAAAGTAGCAAAATCAAGCAAGTTGTACAATTTGATTTTCATAAGCAAGCAAGTGAAATTGCTCAACATTCTTCCTTTTGTGATAGGGGTAAAAAAGGgaagccttggggcacctgggtgactcagttaagcgtccaacttctgctcaggtcaagatctcaaggtttgtgagtctgtccgccgtcagcgcagagcctgctttggatgctctgcctccctctctctgcccctcccccacttgcacacactttctctcttcatttctcagaaataaaaacattaaaaaacgggggggggggggggggaagctttaTGAGTATATGCCAAAAGTATTCATTCTTTTACATTGGGCACATTGTATACCGAAGCAATATGTGAAGAATCTTGTAATTAAAAACTGGCTTTGGGTCTGCTGTCCCGCAccttttcctgcccctcccccacgcacgtGCCTGCACACCCACTTACATGTGctagctctcaaaaaaaaaaaaaattttatgaactTCTAGTTACAATTTGTAATGAATTATGTGAAATGATTTGGTATGTTTTTACTGCTACTTATTCTCTAACTGGGGCCCAGTGAGGGTTACTAATGCCTATTGCTTTAAAGTTCAAGTGGAAAATGAATATGCTGTTTTTGAATAAAAGTACATAAGTGTATTTATAGACCTCTGTTAATAGGAAAACACAGAATTGTTTTATCTACTTAGATATAAGATGATTTTATTCACAAGACCGATAAGAATTCTTTTCAGTCATTAGGAGAAAATAGCAACTTAGAAAAAATCATGTCAGAATCCTATTATCTTTAAGAATCATGTATTGTAGTTAGACCTGCAGTGTAATATCAATGTTATAATCTAAGTCATTCTATTATAGTGTGTAGACTGAATAGTATATAGACTGGATTATTTATAGTTGTGAGATAGACTGTAGTCTGAATTTccacattttaattcatttaaaaaattcattggtAAAGGTGGCTAATCTGAACAGATTCTATGCAAAGCCCTGGGGAAACATGCATTAAAATACAGTCTCTACCCTGGGGGGACTGACTGATAAAACTAATTCtttagttaaaaatgtttaactttgttAAAGAAGGCTTTCTCTGTTAAAGGATAATTTATACTTAAGATAGGCGAAATTAAAAAGATCTATATCATAGCTTACTAGGTGGAAAAGGAATAATCATGGAAACTATCAAAGTACTATCTTCAtagcatatttttccttttttaggaacCTAAAAGGGGATCGTGTTATGCCAGAGGAAATAGCTCGTTACTATAAACATTATGTAAAGGTCATGGGTCTGCAGAAGAATTTCAGAGAGAATACTTATATCACCTCTGTATCAAGACTCTACAGAGATCAAGGTGAGGGTGATGGACAAGACAGAAATATTTCAACGCAGCATTTACAGATAGAGAAGTCAAAACTTATCAAGAGAAATTGGGAGATCAGAGGTTATCAGCGAGTAGCGGATGGTTCCCACGTTCCCTTCTGTCTCTTTGCTGAGAACGTAGCTCTGGCAACTGGAACGCTGGATTCTCCTGCCCATCTGGAAATTGAAGGGGAAGATCTTCCTTTTGTGTTCCATTCAATGCCTGAATTTGGAGCTGCTATAGGCAAAGGAAAGTTGCGTGGCAAAGCGGACCCAGTGTTAATTGTGGGTTCCGGGCTTACTGCAGCTGACGCAGTACTGTGTGCGTGCAACAATAATATTCCTGTGATTCATGTATTTCGCAGACGAGTAACTGATCCAAGCTTAATTTTCAAACAGCTTCCCAAAAAGCTTTATCCAGAATACCATAAAGTCTATCATATGATGTGTACTCAGTCATATTCTGTAGACTCCACTCTTCTTTCTGCTTATACCAGTTTTCCTGAGCACCATGTGCTTTCCTTTAAGTCGGACATGAAATGCATTCTTCAAAGCATCTCTGGATTGAAGAAGATATTTAAGCTGTCTGCAGCAGTAGTACTGATAGGTTCTCATCCCAATCTGTCTTTTCTGAAGGAGCAAGGGTGTTACCTGGGCCACAACTCAAGCCAGCCCATCACATGTAAGACTAATCCTGTGGAAATAGATGCATATACCTACGAATGTGTTAAAGAAGCCAACCTTTTTGCATTGGGTCCTTTGGTTGGAGACAATTTTGTTCGATTTTTAAAGGGAGGGGCGTTGGGTGTTACACGCTGTTTAGCTACGaggcagaagaaaaaacatttatttgtggaaagaggaggaggagatgggatAGCTTAAAGTGAGTTTACAAGTCATTTATATGGACAGTTTACCATTAAAGGTTTTTTAATAGTGGTTTTGCAGTGTACTGGCTTGAAGTTTCTGGACTTGAATGAACTGAAGAGAGCCTCAAGCTATCTGTAGTAACTATTTTTTACAGTTACAAGAACTTGGCATCCTGATTTATATAGTATCAAAGGTATCACCGTCAGACCAATAGAAACACTGCCAATTTGGTATACTTTAAGCGCTTAACAAAAACGTTCTTTTCTTCCAAGACTTATTTTTGGTGATCGTTTGTGGTTATGTTTGATTCCAAAATCTGACAGCCTTGAATAATGGATAAAACCATACAGTCCCATTAAACCAGAAACTGTCTTCACTGTATATTCGAGCAGCAAGGTGACCTAAGGGTGGTCTAAAGACCAACATTAGCTTCATTTGTAGCTTGGTAGAAGTGTGGACTTTCAGGCCCCACAACAGATTACTGAAATCAGAAACTGCATCTAATGAGATCCTCAAGGAATCTGTATGCTCATTTAAGTTTGAGGCATATTGGTGTAAAAGAACTATAACTTAGGTATGGTGGGGTGGGCAGAGTAGGAAGCATTTATAACTcaggtttaatttattttgaaggatCAATTCTATAAATCTAATTTATTACCAaatatggtattttaaaaatatttttattgtaaacttGGTAAGTACTTCATATTCTTAGCTTCTAATAATTTAAAGAGTCCAATAATGTTGGCATACACTTAAACATTCAGAAACCTGCCAAAATATTTTTGGAGATTTATTCTCTCTTTAACATAACAATCTAACTTGCAATTCAATAAATTGTGAAAACTACTTATCCCTGTGTCAATTTTGAGTTACTTTGTCATTAAAACTATTTGGGTATTCCTAGAATTATTTAAGGTTAAaacctttcttttccattctcattACTTTGAAATCTGTTGGACATGACCTAGCAGCTTATCCTATGGCTGTTTATTGAATTATATACCCTATCttgatttacatttatttaggtgTGCTTAATGTCTGTATTTTCACACAAGTCCCCAGAATTTGTGTTAGGCAAAAAACGTCCGTCTTCTGAATTTCTTAGTTAGCCTTTTTGTAGTGGGTTTATTGAATAGCTATTCCCTTTTCCTTAGTATAAAAAAGGACTAAAATGTCCGTATTTTTCTGTTCAGTTGCAATGTTACGTGCTTACCAGGATCATAATTCACgtta
This genomic window contains:
- the OSGIN2 gene encoding oxidative stress-induced growth inhibitor 2 isoform X2, with the protein product MPLVEETSLLEDSSVTLPVVVIGNGPSGICLSYMLSGYRPYLSSEAIHPNAILHSKLEEGRHLSIVDQDLEYLSEGLEGRSSNPVAVLFDTLLHPDADFGYDYPSVLHWKLEQHHYIPHLVLGKGPPGGAWHNMEGSMLTISFGNWMELPGLKFKDWVSSKRRNLKGDRVMPEEIARYYKHYVKVMGLQKNFRENTYITSVSRLYRDQGEGDGQDRNISTQHLQIEKSKLIKRNWEIRGYQRVADGSHVPFCLFAENVALATGTLDSPAHLEIEGEDLPFVFHSMPEFGAAIGKGKLRGKADPVLIVGSGLTAADAVLCACNNNIPVIHVFRRRVTDPSLIFKQLPKKLYPEYHKVYHMMCTQSYSVDSTLLSAYTSFPEHHVLSFKSDMKCILQSISGLKKIFKLSAAVVLIGSHPNLSFLKEQGCYLGHNSSQPITCKTNPVEIDAYTYECVKEANLFALGPLVGDNFVRFLKGGALGVTRCLATRQKKKHLFVERGGGDGIA
- the OSGIN2 gene encoding oxidative stress-induced growth inhibitor 2 isoform X1, producing the protein MPVWCCRCSLVGHFRNYSDTETEGEIFNSLVQYFGDNLGQKVKAMPLVEETSLLEDSSVTLPVVVIGNGPSGICLSYMLSGYRPYLSSEAIHPNAILHSKLEEGRHLSIVDQDLEYLSEGLEGRSSNPVAVLFDTLLHPDADFGYDYPSVLHWKLEQHHYIPHLVLGKGPPGGAWHNMEGSMLTISFGNWMELPGLKFKDWVSSKRRNLKGDRVMPEEIARYYKHYVKVMGLQKNFRENTYITSVSRLYRDQGEGDGQDRNISTQHLQIEKSKLIKRNWEIRGYQRVADGSHVPFCLFAENVALATGTLDSPAHLEIEGEDLPFVFHSMPEFGAAIGKGKLRGKADPVLIVGSGLTAADAVLCACNNNIPVIHVFRRRVTDPSLIFKQLPKKLYPEYHKVYHMMCTQSYSVDSTLLSAYTSFPEHHVLSFKSDMKCILQSISGLKKIFKLSAAVVLIGSHPNLSFLKEQGCYLGHNSSQPITCKTNPVEIDAYTYECVKEANLFALGPLVGDNFVRFLKGGALGVTRCLATRQKKKHLFVERGGGDGIA